From one Plasmodium coatneyi strain Hackeri chromosome 9, complete sequence genomic stretch:
- a CDS encoding Ubiquinone biosynthesis protein COQ4-like protein — MYNFVKIFRSNFIDINAANKFEIFLKTILRIYKTPARTHLLAHAADISAIYAVRQIYNYMKNDEEGRIVLKEKPLLIRQNIQFNELKKLPKNTLGYKYMEFLETYKLHAHDREVSHFFTDLNYSYILTRYRQIHDIGHVVYNLNISIESEAALKVIELVQTKLPITALAILVAPFMTPLYRFQYIFQDSIPPNFLTPNFDYTYNDAYNYVDELSIKQYEYNLTDYFHVDKRDDRNFYSKMYQYYLDNINNSSAVRGSIIYGFENKSNNDIIYDHPNGEYIFLKNLKKKHLLFQYKPRKNLLRELYPWAYMAGVSTTKPLHSIHIEKWLDKDIDLFRRTYNITPLPDHLNLMAGIN; from the coding sequence ATGTATAACttcgtaaaaatatttcgcTCAAACTTCATAGACATAAATGCTGCAAAcaaatttgaaatttttttaaaaacgatACTACGGATTTATAAGACGCCGGCCCGAACGCACCTGCTGGCGCATGCAGCGGACATATCGGCCATATATGCAGTGAGGCAAATATACAATTATATGAAAAACGATGAAGAGGGAAGGATTGTACTGAAAGAAAAACCGTTGCTAATACGACAGAACATACAATTTAATGAGTTAAAGAAGCTACCGAAAAATACACTAGgatataaatatatggaaTTTTTGGAAACGTACAAACTGCATGCACATGACAGAGAAGtatctcatttttttacagacTTAAATTATTCCTACATTTTAACAAGGTATAGACAGATCCACGATATTGGGCACGTGGTTTATAATTTGAATATATCGATCGAATCCGAAGCAGCACTGAAGGTAATTGAACTGGTACAAACGAAATTGCCAATAACTGCGCTTGCCATTTTAGTAGCCCCCTTTATGACGCCGCTATATCGTTTTCAATACATTTTTCAAGACTCCATTCCTCCGAATTTTCTAACCCCCAACTTTGACTATACATACAATGATGCATACAATTATGTGGACGAGTTATCCATTAAGCAGTATGAGTACAATCTGACAGACTACTTTCACGTGGATAAGAGAGACGACAGGAACTTCTACTCGAAAATGTACCAATACTACTTGGacaatataaataattcttCCGCCGTTCGAGGGTCCATCATATACGGGTTTGAAAACAAAAGCAATAATGACATTATATATGACCATCCAAATGGggagtatatttttttaaaaaatttgaaaaaaaaacatcttctttttcagtacaaaccaaggaaaaatttactacGTGAGTTGTACCCATGGGCCTACATGGCGGGCGTGTCAACAACGAAACCGCTGCATTCTATTCATATTGAAAAATGGCTGGACAAGGACATCGACTTGTTCAGGCGCACGTACAATATTACTCCCCTCCCCGATCACTTGAATTTGATGGCTGGGATAAATTGA